A stretch of Pangasianodon hypophthalmus isolate fPanHyp1 chromosome 9, fPanHyp1.pri, whole genome shotgun sequence DNA encodes these proteins:
- the LOC113547114 gene encoding proline-rich protein 36, whose protein sequence is MMDNKLPEACKHTKTVALEEIHTDSQTAVTKADQVHATVLSCSTVVVDLSPGSGEGPTRRERFKSDLQQASQEITILVTNHESPETEMEEAEWSGESETNPECMVPSEEDSLDVSMVVADLIELSQMQQTCLISNSSAEQGTSSGGHNLPETDADGSRESHKEETQPKSQQETTVSGANKSQSAEGVILSDSKDPKRSEKTVSNVALKQVESLENRDSDGDLLPRQQQHIQTQVSLEVVYHSAATSPMTPPEGSTAFFFPYCVNKLGKSDESESVPVETKDAELQVGMKVEYRSVATAPMTPISPNAPELPVETRSVATAPMTPVATNAPKLLVETRSIATAPMTPITTIAPELQVETRSVATAPMTPIATAAPELQVETRSVATAPMTPIATTAPELQVETRTVATAPMTPIATVAPGLQVETCSVATAPMTPIATTAPELQVETRSIATAPMTPIATTAPELQVETRSVAIAPMTPIATVAPGLQVETHSVATAPMTPISTTAPDLQVETRSVAIAPMTPIATVAPGLQVETRSVATAPMTPVSTTAPELQIETRSVATAPMTPIAKTAPELQIETCSVATAPMTPIATRAPELRVETRSIATAPMTPIATRAPDLRVETRSIATAPMTPIATRAPDLRVETRSIATAPMTPIATRAPELRVETRSIATAPMTPIATRAPELRVETRSIATAPISPIILRSPELIPEPEPRSMSGSEGPPEPVQEVCWDEKGMTWEVYGAMVEVSVLGSAIQKHLEKQVLKKQMKPPDATSNQTLPPSTTDTSTPLPSSPPALSASSRCSSAKGSRKKDERKGARGRQRRNPFRSFFRNFRRPNCCSRAHSE, encoded by the coding sequence ATGATGGATAACAAACTGCCTGAAGCctgcaaacatacaaaaacGGTGGCCCTTGAAGAGATCCATACTGACTCCCAGACCGCTGTGACCAAAGCTGATCAGGTTCACGCAACAGTACTGAGTTGTTCAACAGTAGTGGTGGATTTAAGCCCTGGATCAGGTGAAGGACCCACACGTAGGGAACGCTTTAAATCAGACTTGCAACAAGCTAGCCAAGAAATCACAATACTGGTCACCAATCATGAGTCACCAGAGACAGAAATGGAGGAAGCTGAGTGGAGTGGAGAAAGTGAAACCAATCCTGAGTGTATGGTGCCAAGTGAGGAGGACAGTTTGGATGTATCCATGGTGGTGGCAGACTTGATAGAGCTCAGCCAAATGCAACAGACCTGTTTGATCAGCAATAGTTCAGCAGAGCAAGGCACCAGTTCAGGTGGGCATAACTTACCCGAGACAGATGCAGATGGAAGCAGAGAAAGCCACAAAGAAGAAACACAACCTAAAAGTCAACAGGAGACTACAGTCTCTGGAGCCAACAAATCCCAATCTGCGGAGGGAGTCATTTTGTCTGACTCAAAGGATCCTAAGAGGTCAGAAAAGACAGTGAGCAATGTGGCACTGAAGCAAGTGGAATCCTTGGAGAACAGAGACTCAGACGGGGACCTATTACCCAGGCAACAACAGCATATACAGACACAGGTCAGTCTGGAGGTCGTATACCACTCAGCAGCCACGAGCCCCATGACCCCTCCTGAAGGTTCCACTGCTTTCTTCTTCCCGTACTGTGTTAACAaactgggaaaaagtgatgagaGTGAATCAGTTCCAGTGGAAACAAAGGATGCTGAGCTCCAGGTGGGCATGAAAGTGGAGTACCGATCAGTTGCCACAGCTCCCATGACACCCATATCGCCAAATGCACCCGAATTGCCAGTAGAGACTCGCTCAGTTGCCACAGCTCCCATGACGCCTGTGGCAACAAATGCACCAAAGCTACTGGTAGAAACCCGTTCAATTGCCACAGCTCCCATGACACCCATTACAACAATCGCACCTGAACTGCAGGTAGAGACTCGTTCAGTTGCCACAGCTCCAATGACACCCATTGCAACAGCTGCACCTGAACTACAGGTAGAGACTCGCTCAGTCGCTACAGCTCCCATGACACCCATAGCAACTACTGCACCTGAACTACAGGTAGAAACTCGAACAGTTGCTACAGCTCCTATGACACCCATAGCAACAGTTGCACCAGGACTACAGGTTGAGACTTGTTCAGTTGCCACAGCTCCCATGACACCCATTGCAACAACTGCACCTGAACTACAGGTAGAAACTCGCTCAATTGCCACAGCTCCCATGACACCCATTGCAACGACTGCGCCTGAGCTACAGGTAGAGACTCGTTCAGTTGCCATAGCTCCAATGACGCCAATAGCAACAGTCGCACCAGGGCTACAGGTAGAGACTCACTCAGTTGCCACAGCTCCCATGACACCAATATCAACAACTGCACCTGACCTACAGGTAGAGACTCGTTCAGTTGCCATAGCTCCCATGACACCCATAGCAACAGTCGCACCAGGGCTGCAGGTAGAGACTCGTTCAGTTGCCACAGCTCCCATGACCCCTGTTTCAACAACTGCACCTGAACTACAGATTGAGACTCGCTCAGTTGCTACAGCTCCCATGACACCCATTGCAAAAACTGCACCCGAACTACAGATAGAGACTTGTTCTGTTGCCACAGCTCCCATGACACCCATAGCAACGAGGGCACCTGAGCTAAGGGTAGAAACTCGTTCAATTGCCACTGCTCCCATGACACCCATAGCAACAAGGGCACCTGATCTACGGGTAGAAACTCGTTCAATTGCCACAGCTCCCATGACACCCATAGCAACAAGGGCACCTGATCTACGGGTAGAAACTCGTTCAATTGCCACAGCTCCCATGACACCCATAGCAACAAGGGCACCGGAGCTAAGGGTAGAAACTCGTTCAATTGCCACAGCTCCCATGACACCCATAGCAACAAGGGCACCGGAGCTAAGGGTAGAAACTCGTTCAATTGCCACAGCTCCCATTAGTCCAATCATCTTACGCTCACCTGAGCTAATTCCAGAGCCAGAGCCAAGATCCATGTCGGGCTCAGAGGGACCACCTGAGCCAGTACAGGAAGTGTGCTGGGATGAGAAAGGTATGACATGGGAAGTCTATGGTGCCATGGTTGAGGTATCTGTCCTGGGCTCGGCTATCCAGAAGCACTTGGAGAAACAGGTTCTGAAGAAGCAAATGAAACCCCCCGATGCCACGTCCAATCAAACTTTGCCTCCAAGCACCACAGACACTTCCACTCCCCTCCCTTCCAGCCCACCTGCTTTGTCAGCATCTAGTCGGTGCAGCTCAGCAAAAGGTAGTAGGAAAAAGGATGAGCGGAAAGGAGCAAGAGGCAGACAAAGGCGGAATCCTTTTCGTTCATTCTTCAGGAACTTCAG